The following DNA comes from Athene noctua chromosome 1, bAthNoc1.hap1.1, whole genome shotgun sequence.
AAAACTTCTGGTTATCATGTCTCCTACTCATTCAGGCTGACAAACTAATATCTGTCACTGCTTTCTGAAGGCCAATTTCAACTTCAGTAATTGTTGTGACTTAAAGCTGGTAATGCAGAATTCATCCTTGCTGTGGATGTTCAAAAACTTGGAGGTTTTTGATCTGACCAGTGTATAGTGTTAATACTAGAGAGTCTTAGTGCGTAACTGTCATGTGAAATGATTTTAGGTGTTTAGGGTTCTGCTAATCTAATAGTACGAGGTCGAGCATACAAACAGCATCTAAGAAGTATAGCTGTCTACAGTGTAGCTCTTGAAGATACTGTATTAAACAGAAGTGTCATAATGAGctagtttgttttttctgtaattgCCAAATTTGAAGTGTAAGGACATTCTTCTGTAGCTTTTAGACTTCAGAAGTTTGCTTTAACTCATAGGAGACTAATTATGGTTTAGTGGAAAGTCCTTAGTCTGTTTACTTGTTGCTATGGTACTGTCCTATGAGTAAGCACAAGACAAATCTATTTCAATGTGAAGATATTATTTTCTGGAAGTGGCCTACATATCTTAAGGGTTTTGAGATCAGTTTAGTTGGAGCAGGCTTTATCAATTGTCACTGCTGTCTTCTCAATAATGGTTCATTGTTCCAGTTCTTAACTGTAGAAGCTTTATTAGTTGATGTAGCTCATTATGGAATATAAACAGGAAGCTTATTAACACTACCTCGGGATTAGTGCAAATGTTAGCTATTCAGTAATGATAGCTTAGTTCTCAGAGCCAAAAGTGTGTATTAATAAGCTTGTCATACTGGAATAGAGGGCTTTCATCTGTGTGGAAAGAGTAAAAGTGTAATTTGGTGTTAGTATCCAGTGTAAAATGCCCTGTCACTTTCAGCTCAGTGAAGCCGATATGTTTGCAAGTAAACCATAAACCTGTGATGTGAAGACACAAGCCAACTGCTGCTCTGTTAGGGAACCATCCCTAGCACTGCTTAGGAAGGGTTGCAGGTGACTAAGCAATCTGTGCTTAGTCTTGCTGTTGAAGGATAGCATGACGCATGGGAAAACCGTTACAGGACAACTGTGGTTTTAAAGTCTTGAGCCCCCTACCATTCCATTTCAGCTTATCTGAAGATAACTAGTTCTTGATTTGAAAGCAGGCTTAAGAAAAGAGTACTATGAGGTAGAGACAACATTCCCTTTCATAAATAGAAAGCCAAAGTAGTTAAGCCCAGGAGAGGTGGctactttaaaacaaatcttCCACCTCTGCTGTGAAGCACCAGAATGCAGTTGTTGGATTCCAGATGTTCTTACTACCTGTGGAACTCATTGGTTGTATAGGACTGAAGCTTCTTGTCATTACAGGTAGGGGTGAAAGACTTCCTAGGTTTTGTTCATATGAAAGACTGATTTTTGAAAGCTGAGTAGGTACAGAATATGAATGCTAGTTGCAGCTTCATTCAGTAAGAACTGAAGTTGCAGAGTTGAATGGGTATCCCTCTGGTTAAGCATTGTCTTTAAAAAATCAGTACCATTTGGTGTGGgtggttggggtggggggaatctAAAGATGCTTTTGTTCCAGAGCGGCTGGTCTAGTGCTCTATACTTCTTCCACTAGACCTCAGAGAGGTTTGAATGGCACTCTGAACAAGTAGGCCTATGTATGGTGTTCCTTATGCCTTGTTCCTTTAGTGTGCTGTGGTTCTCCGGGGATCTAACCACAAGAGTTATTTAGAATTTGTTTCATAGTAGAAATAGCCATGTTTAAGTGTTGAGCTCCTGGTAGCTGTGAAGAGAACAATTGATTTTCTCCTATAAAAGTTCCAGGCATAGCTGGCTAAACTGTGTGAGTGGGAATGGTAGTTCTGGTTCACTGAACATACTAGGTCACTGAAGACTGCCACTTCATCTGGAAAGGTGGTGTGGTGCAGAGATGCCTTGGAAGCTAttgttaaatagaacattttgagctAGGGTGTTAGGCTAGTCCAACAGAATGTGAACTCTTTCATGAGGCCTGGAAGTAGTCTTTTCTCTTGATCCAGTGTGCTtttcagaaggaaggaaaggctgAAACCTTGTAGGCTTGCCTGAAGATGAGTGGTTCTGCTGGCACTGTCCTTGGATTTCTGACAGGTTAGCCTTAGCTAGGATGCAAGAGGTTTTTCATTTGCAGGTTGATACAGAGGAGTGTTGAATAGAGGGCGGATTTGCTTTACATACTACATGGAGTCATAAGCTCTTTAAGTGTGGGAGGTGTGTTTTATAATCTTATGTTGCAGGAAGCCAGAATTGAGTTGCACACTGAATGAACCTCAGTATTTCACAGGTGCCTTCACTGGCGACTGCTGTAAATCTTCCAAAGCTGTGCTTGGGTTGTTCCTATTCTAGTCTAAACTGTATCTGCATAGGTTGTTATTCCTTTGTTCTAATTACTGGAGGTGGTTCCTAGAAGTGGCTAGAGGTATTTTAATCATATTCCTGACTTGATTCAGCATTTCAAACGGGGACATGCTGCTGATCTTTGACTCACTTTACTTTCTGGGAATGATTTATAGCTGCTTGTTTCTTAGCCTATAGCATTTTTGAGTAAAAGAAAGGCAAAGAGTTGACCTCAGAGTGGCTCATTTTAAGTGTTCAGTGAATGACCCATGTTGTAGAAGGGAAGTCTTTGAATTTTGTGTAAAATTGAATTATTACTACTTTTAAGCAGAGCTGTTGCAGTACTGTGAAGTATGCTTTATGTTTGGGTTAGTGACAGCCTACTTTCAAGCTAAGGATGAAGTGGTTAATAACTGAACATTTTGACTAACACTTGAGTACCTGACTTTTGAAGACGCAGTGTTGCCCTTTTGAGGTCTCTCCATAATATGCTATGAACTTCTCTACTAGGCTTGACCCAAAAGCCTTTTCCCTGGTGTAAAACTTTACTCCTAATAAACCTGTTTGTTACCTCCAAGCTAACTGAAACTAACCCCAAAGACTGCTTGGAAGTTACAGTAGGTACAGGCTGTAGCTGCCTGTTTAGGTAGGGCTGTTTCTGCTATGTTATGATACAATACTGgcttgaaagtattttttctggTCCTGTGGTAGCCTTGCTCTGATTCTTATGTTCTAAACAGTGGGAGTTGGCTTTTGGAACGCTTCATGCTTAGATGTAGAAGagtgtttttttcctggatgGGACTCAACTGTGGCTCTGGTATTAGAGCTGCATTCATGAACTATAAAAAGCCTATTTTTGTAGTTGCATTTTTAACACTTGCCAGCTTGTACTCACCTCGAGTGTTTCAGAATATGAAATGGATGAAGTAAGACTTTATGCAGTTCATGTGAAAGGAACTTTTATTGTGACTAATTCTGGCCTGGGAAACCCACCATCTGGAAAGCTGGCTGCTTGGAAATGTTGAAAAATTAATTCTTGGAAGTATTTCTGATGCAGGGGAGTACCCTTGGACTAACCAGTTCTCCAGAGCATTGATCTCGGGTGCCTTGGAAGGGTCTGTTAAAGGATCTGAACTCCACAAGGGAATAGTTAAGTTTTTCACATTAAATGCAATTTATGTATGAGCTGCTACAGTCCAGTGAGCTAGTTTAAAGTCTGTGGCCAAAGACAGATGGCATGGATTAAAACCAACTCCATTTCTTGGGATGGACAATTAAACATGTTATGCTTGTATTAATATTGCTGGCTACAATACAGCCATTGTAGGGGGTTAAGAGGTAACATTGAAACAGTTAAGCAGTCTTACAACTATTTTTGACTAGTTCTGTGAAGGCTGTTTCAGGATACAGTAGGGCTGAAGCAGTTTGCTAAGCAACTTCTAGGAAATTAAGATTCCAGAGGCTTTCCTACTTGAATAACTGACTGGAGTGTTGTATATACATAGACTGAAGAACTGCAGAAGTCCAGTGGGGGAGAGAGCAGAAGTGCCTTTTCAGCTAGGTATGGCCAAGTGTTAAGACCTGTGGTGCTTGGCACTGCAGCTTCATGTAGTGTATGCTGTTCAGACTTGTGTGTCCAGCAGAAGTGTTATAATGAGAAACTATTTTTAGTTTGGTCTGATTATGCCTTTTTCTGTTGACTCATCTCCTCTATTAGTAATAGAAGTGCTACTAAGCTGTAGCATTTGTATTTCGAGTACCATTTTTCAGGTTCCTCGTGAGATAAATAGTTCCTACCAAGTGTGTGTGGATCATTCTAGTTGCAGATAGCTATTCCTTTAAGCTCTGTATTGGGGATCCTTGTCCAAGATACAGTAACAAACATCTGTGAACTTCTGAAATGGATGATGTTCCCATTTTTATTTAGGTCAAAATGTGGTTGATTGGTAGACTGGAGGGTTGTTTTTCAGATGCAGGTGCTTCCACAGTGGTGTTACACTTACAGCAGACCAATCTAAACTGAAGTTTTCTTAAGAGAATGAAATCAACTTTTGTAATTGCAACAATAAGTAACAATGGATTCTTACATGATTAAGTAAACCTAACATTTCAAAACTGAAGGGATTAACTCATTATTTTGTTGTACAGAATTCAAAGAAGCTTTTTCACTATTTGACAAGGATGGTGATGGTACTATAACTACAAAGGAGCTGGGGACAGTGATGAGATCGCTGGGTCAAAACCCCACAGAAGCAGAGCTACAGGATATGATCAATGAAGTAGATGCTGATGGTAAGATACTgctaataaataatttaatcaaGTGCctcaaatgtgggtttttttctaacaaaGTAACTGTCTTGCAGGCAATGGCACAATTGACTTTCCAGAGTTTCTGACAATGATggcaagaaaaatgaaagatacaGATAGTGAAGAAGAAATTAGAGAAGCGTTCCGTGTGTTTGACAAGGTACTAAAATGTTTACCTCAAAGAATACTTGTTAAAAAAATTCAATCTGACTTGTAATGAGCTTCCTCACCAAATTGAGGGGTATCTGCAGTCCTGTCATCTAGAACCTCTAGGTTAACCGGTCACCCTAAAGTTTGGTCTACTGTGGTGCTGTACCAGAAAGTCAAAGGAGTCATCGTGATAGTGGGTGATACTATTAAACTACCATTTGCTGTGATACTACAATACTTGCAGAAGGCTGACAGGGAAAttgcttaaatattttaaatggtagTCTTTTAAATCTTTCTCTTAGTCTTTATTAAGTGAATTGCTAAGTGAGTCTGAAGTTACCCAACTTCTTAAGCAAGATGCACTTTTAAACAGAGAATCTATAATGGTAAGTACCTTAGGTTGTGGGGAGGAAAAAGTTGGTCCAGAGTTTGTATACACTAGTACTTTGGTGTCCAGTGTCCCAGCTAGGATGGAATATGTAAAAGTGGTCTCTGAACACCTTGTGGCTTTGCGCTGGACTCCCATGAAACAGGGGAATAAGTGGCTTCTAAGAAATACATGTTTGAACCAGACAGTCACAGATTGAACAGGCTCTGTCACCTAAAAGGTGCCGATTGCTTTGTCAGTGATAAAAATGTATTGGGATAGGACAGCCCAAAGTAGAGTGTATTGGataagttgtttttaaaatgcctttaagACCAGGATTCTGGACAATACTGAAGATACGCTTACAGCTTTCGTTTGCCTTGTGCAAATGCTAGTGGTTAAAGCTATGCTGACTTCTTAATGTTCAACTTGCTCTACTGTGTTCTGAAGTTGGAGTTAAGTCACTAAGCCTTAGACAAGTCTATTTCAgtcgggtttttttttccctcccaggaTGGTAATGGCTATATTAGTGCTGCAGAACTCCGTCATGTGATGACAAATCTTGGGGAGAAGCTAACAGATGAAGAAGTTGATGAAATGATTAGGGAAGCAGACATTGATGGTGATGGTCAAGTAAACTATGAAGGTAAGGAGCTGTTAACCCAATTCTTTTTGTGTAGTGTTCTTCATGCTGGTGACTGTGTGGATGCTGATAGCCACACCAAGTTTAAATAGGGCAATGTTCAATGAGATCTTTTCTACAGTTAGTATTCCTTTAAGGTAATGTTTTTTAGTATGTACACAGTGTACCTCTAAGTAGGTTTAGGTTTGAGTGGGTTATTGCAGCCTTTGTGCCAAAGGCAAAATGACTGTTCAGCTGTGCAGTGTAAGAAATAACTTTCTAAGGCTAATGATATCTAATGAGCATTGGAATAAGGAAGCTAGCAGAGATGTTCATGTACTGTTCTGTTCACTAATGAATGCTGATCTGACTGTAGCAAGACACTCATTTTTCATTAATGCTTTCCCCCTTtaattagtaattttaaaagcctctaaaatatgcagaaatttCAAGAGCTTTAGAAGACCTCTTAAATAACTTTACACAAATCAGCTGCAGCAGtaccttttatttccttctttcttcttggcATTGAAACTTTGATCAAGTCATGCAAGCAGGAGGAGTTCTGTTAGATAATTGCTTGCGGCTCAGAAGCAGTaaggttgttttcattttaactttCTGCACATCTTATAGAAAGGAGCTAAGGTACTTTCAGATAATACCCTTTCTGAGGTGTAGGTGTTGCTTCCCTTCAAGGCCTTTTAGCTTCTGGCCTTAGGATAAGCACTCATCTGTGAGTGAAAAGGTGTTTTATGAATAACGGTGTTGCTCTGGAACTGTACTTACAAATAGACTGTTTAGAGGCTGGCACTAGAGAAGAGGAAAGCCATCCCTCTTGTTTCTGTTGCTCTTTTGAAACTTGAGCAACCAGTTAACTCCTTTCAggttcctgttttctttttgttgttgtaccTGAAACTATGGTTCAGTTCAGCAAGACAAGTGAAGAATCCTATTTTACTGGAAGTTAGATTCCATGTGCTGTGAATAAGCAATGATTCTGTTGCTTAAAGTTGGTCAGGCAAAATAGTAAAATGAGCTATTTTGCTATGAAAAAAAGCTAATGCAATGTCTTGCTTGTATCCCTACTTACTGATTGTTGCTTCAGCACAACCTCTACCGACCTCTTAGTCTGTCTTTAGATATCTTGTCTATCTGTAAGTCAGGGGGTATGAGGACCCTGTAATGTTTTATTTTGGAAGTAAGGCTGTTCCTCAGTTCACTGAGGGACCAACTTTTTTGGTAAGAGACCTTTTGTCATTAAAAATAGGAAGTTTTTAGATGCGATTGGAAAAGGGGACTGTCTTGAAGATGTAACTTTTGAATGcaactgaaaaaacagttttgaaagtgGTCAGCACTAGTAAGGCAGTTCACTTCTTAGATCTTgcaattcagatttttctctgaataaCTCTTATGCAACTCTTTCCTTTTGCAGAGTTTGTACAAATGATGACAGCGAAGTGAAGATGTTGTACAGAATGTGTTAAATTTCTTGTACAAAATTGTTTATTTGCCTTTTCTCTGTTTGTAACTTATCTGTAAAAGGTTTTTCCCTTACTGTCAAAAGAATATGCATGTATAGTAATTAGAAGGCCATTCCTccatgtttttctcctttatcttACTGTCATTGTTCTGATTTTTGGAAAATTGATCTAAGTAACAAATGTTGCATGTGGCTTACTCTGGATATTTAAGCCCTTCTGCACATCTAAAGTTAGATGGAATTGGTTAACTGAGGGAACATCTGGgttgtctgtttttaaaaaaaaaaaagtagctttctTTAGGAGACTTAGGTATGACTAGTGTAACAAGTTACATAAAGTAAGCCAGGGTTTTCCATGCATTAGCAATTCCTTAAAGTGACATGCTGGCACTCTAGTTCTCCAGTACTTACAAGGAGTTTATTCCACTTTCTGTGATGGAGGATAAGGACTCTTGCAGCTAACCGCAGGATAAAACCATGTGACTAGTATATATGCATGTGGCTGATGCACTGTAAAAATCATTCTCCTAGCTTACTTCACAGTAACTTGCTTGTGGCCATACCTGTAACATGTTGTTGAAATGTGGAGTCTTAACGTTGTGGACGATTGACAGTCAACAATATGAAACTTAAGTTGCACTAATGCAAAACGGGTGATTTATCCAGGTACTCGTACACAAGTTTTTTTGTACTGCTGGTCCTGtaccagaaaacattttctcctctTGTTACTAtgctttttaaactttgtttagccacttattttcaaaaaaatctgcttatggCACGATTTGCCTCAAATCCATTCCAAGTTGTATATTTGTTTTCCaataaaaaattacaatttaCCCATACTGTTTCAATGTATCCTTGAATTATTTACAGGAATTGTTCAATACAGTTGCTGCTCTATGTGTTTCAGTATGTAGCAGTTTGGTTTGCTTATGCAATGGATTGGCTGTCTTAAAATAGCTTGGAAGGTGAAAACTTAGTCCTTAAACTCTGGCCCTTAATAGTATTGTTGACTTGAAGAAGCTTTCTTACT
Coding sequences within:
- the CALM2 gene encoding calmodulin-2 codes for the protein MADQLTEEQIAEFKEAFSLFDKDGDGTITTKELGTVMRSLGQNPTEAELQDMINEVDADGNGTIDFPEFLTMMARKMKDTDSEEEIREAFRVFDKDGNGYISAAELRHVMTNLGEKLTDEEVDEMIREADIDGDGQVNYEEFVQMMTAK